In Paraburkholderia phenazinium, the following are encoded in one genomic region:
- the rplN gene encoding 50S ribosomal protein L14 — translation MIQTETRLEVADNTGAREVMCIKVLGGSKRRYASIGDIIKVTVKEATPRGRVKKGEIYNAVVVRTAKGVRRQDGSLIKFDGNAAVLLNAKLEPIGTRIFGPVTRELRSERFMKIVSLAPEVL, via the coding sequence ATGATCCAGACCGAAACTCGGCTTGAAGTGGCCGACAACACGGGTGCGCGTGAAGTCATGTGCATCAAGGTGCTCGGCGGCTCGAAGCGTCGTTATGCCAGCATTGGCGACATCATCAAGGTGACCGTCAAAGAAGCAACGCCGCGCGGGCGCGTGAAGAAAGGCGAAATTTATAACGCCGTGGTGGTCCGTACCGCCAAGGGCGTTCGTCGTCAAGACGGCTCGCTGATCAAGTTCGACGGCAACGCCGCTGTGTTGTTGAATGCCAAGCTCGAACCTATTGGCACCCGTATTTTCGGGCCTGTCACGCGCGAGTTGCGTAGCGAACGATTCATGAAGATCGTTTCGCTGGCACCGGAAGTGCTGTAA
- the rplP gene encoding 50S ribosomal protein L16: MLQPKRRKYRKEQKGRNTGIATRGNAVSFGEYGLKAIGRGRLTARQIEAARRAMTRHIKRGGRIWIRIFPDKPISHKPAEVRMGNGKGNPEYYVAEIQPGKMLYEMDGVTEELAREAFRLAAAKLPLKTTVIVRQLGA, translated from the coding sequence ATGCTGCAACCGAAACGCAGAAAGTATCGCAAAGAGCAGAAGGGTCGTAACACCGGTATCGCTACCCGCGGCAACGCGGTGTCGTTCGGTGAATACGGTCTGAAGGCTATCGGTCGTGGTCGTTTGACCGCGCGCCAGATTGAAGCGGCGCGTCGTGCAATGACCCGTCACATCAAGCGTGGTGGCCGTATCTGGATCCGCATCTTCCCGGACAAGCCGATCTCGCACAAGCCGGCTGAAGTACGTATGGGTAACGGTAAAGGTAACCCTGAGTACTACGTCGCAGAGATTCAACCGGGCAAGATGCTGTACGAAATGGACGGCGTAACCGAAGAACTGGCACGCGAAGCGTTCCGTCTGGCTGCAGCGAAGCTGCCGCTCAAGACGACCGTTATCGTTCGCCAGCTCGGCGCCTAA
- the rplW gene encoding 50S ribosomal protein L23, translated as MSEIRKNDHRLMQVLLAPVISEKATLVADKNEQVVFEVAPDATKQEVKAAVELMFKVEVDSVNVLVSKGKAKRFGRFMGKRKDVKKAYVCLKPGQEINFEAEAK; from the coding sequence ATGAGCGAGATTCGCAAGAACGATCATCGTTTGATGCAGGTCCTGCTCGCGCCGGTGATCTCCGAAAAGGCGACGCTGGTGGCCGACAAGAACGAGCAAGTCGTGTTCGAAGTCGCGCCGGATGCCACGAAGCAGGAAGTGAAGGCCGCTGTTGAGCTGATGTTCAAGGTGGAAGTCGATTCCGTCAACGTGCTGGTCTCGAAGGGCAAAGCCAAGCGCTTTGGCCGCTTCATGGGCAAGCGCAAGGACGTGAAGAAGGCCTACGTCTGCCTGAAGCCGGGTCAGGAAATCAACTTTGAAGCGGAGGCCAAGTAA
- the rplV gene encoding 50S ribosomal protein L22 has protein sequence MMEVKAIHRGARISAQKTRLVADQIRGLPVDKALNVLTFSPKKAAGIVKKVVLSAIANAEHNEGADIDELKITSIYIDKAASLKRFTARAKGRGNRIEKQSCHITVTVGN, from the coding sequence ATGATGGAAGTGAAAGCAATTCATCGCGGTGCCCGCATCTCGGCGCAGAAAACGCGCCTTGTGGCTGACCAGATCCGCGGTTTGCCGGTCGACAAGGCGCTGAACGTTCTGACGTTCTCGCCGAAGAAGGCTGCGGGAATCGTGAAAAAGGTCGTGCTGTCGGCGATCGCGAATGCGGAGCACAACGAAGGCGCCGATATCGATGAGCTCAAGATCACGAGCATCTACATCGACAAGGCTGCCTCTCTCAAGCGTTTCACCGCGCGCGCTAAAGGCCGCGGTAACCGCATCGAGAAGCAATCCTGTCACATCACTGTGACGGTCGGTAACTAA
- the rpmD gene encoding 50S ribosomal protein L30 — MSDKTVKVQLVKSLIGTRETHRATVRGLGLRRLNSVSELQDTPAVRGMINKVSYLVKVIS; from the coding sequence ATGTCTGATAAAACTGTCAAGGTCCAGCTCGTCAAGAGCCTGATCGGCACCCGCGAAACGCACCGTGCTACGGTGCGTGGCTTGGGTCTGCGCCGACTCAACTCGGTTAGCGAGTTGCAGGACACGCCGGCCGTGCGCGGCATGATCAACAAGGTTTCGTACCTCGTTAAGGTCATCAGCTAA
- the rpsE gene encoding 30S ribosomal protein S5, with the protein MAKMQAKVQADERDDGLREKMISVNRVTKVVKGGRILGFAALTVVGDGDGRVGMGKGKAKEVPVAVQKAMEQARRNMFKVPLKNGTLQHEVHGKHGASMVLLAPAKDGTGVIAGGPMRAVFDVMGVQNVVAKSHGSTNPYNLVRATLDGLRKQSTPGDIAAKRGKSVEDILG; encoded by the coding sequence ATGGCAAAGATGCAAGCGAAAGTTCAGGCTGACGAACGCGACGACGGCCTGCGCGAAAAGATGATTTCGGTCAACCGCGTGACCAAGGTTGTGAAGGGCGGCCGGATTCTCGGTTTTGCCGCACTGACCGTGGTTGGCGACGGTGATGGCCGCGTCGGTATGGGCAAAGGCAAGGCGAAGGAAGTGCCGGTCGCTGTTCAGAAGGCGATGGAACAAGCCCGCCGCAACATGTTCAAGGTGCCGCTGAAGAACGGTACCTTGCAACACGAAGTGCACGGCAAGCATGGCGCATCGATGGTCCTCCTCGCTCCGGCGAAGGACGGTACCGGCGTGATCGCTGGCGGCCCGATGCGCGCAGTGTTCGACGTGATGGGCGTGCAGAACGTTGTGGCCAAGAGCCACGGTTCGACGAACCCGTACAACCTCGTTCGTGCAACGCTCGACGGTCTGCGCAAGCAGTCGACGCCGGGCGATATCGCGGCGAAGCGCGGCAAGTCTGTCGAAGATATTCTGGGCTAA
- the rpmC gene encoding 50S ribosomal protein L29, producing MKASELHQKDQAALNKELSDLLKAQFGLRMQLATQQLTNTSQLKKVRRDIARVRTVLTEKANQK from the coding sequence ATGAAGGCTTCCGAACTTCACCAGAAAGATCAGGCCGCGCTCAACAAGGAGCTGTCGGACCTGTTGAAGGCGCAATTCGGCCTGCGCATGCAACTCGCGACCCAGCAGCTCACCAATACGAGCCAGCTGAAGAAGGTTCGTCGCGACATCGCACGTGTGCGGACCGTCCTGACTGAGAAGGCGAACCAGAAATGA
- the rplF gene encoding 50S ribosomal protein L6: MSRVGKSPIVLQGAEVALSDERITVKGPLGTITQAANRLVKVVNDNGTLKFEPVDESREANAMSGTMRALVANMVNGVTKGFERKLTLVGVGYRAQAQGDKLNLSLGFSHPVVHQMPEGVKAETPTQTEIVIKGINKQQVGQVAAEVRGYRPPEPYKGKGVRYANEVVILKETKKK; the protein is encoded by the coding sequence ATGTCTCGAGTAGGTAAAAGCCCGATCGTGCTGCAAGGCGCGGAAGTGGCCCTGAGCGACGAACGCATCACCGTCAAGGGTCCGCTGGGCACGATTACGCAAGCTGCAAACCGCCTCGTAAAAGTGGTGAACGACAACGGCACGCTGAAGTTCGAGCCGGTTGACGAAAGCCGCGAAGCGAACGCGATGTCGGGCACGATGCGCGCACTCGTTGCGAACATGGTGAACGGCGTGACGAAGGGTTTCGAGCGCAAGCTGACGCTGGTTGGCGTCGGTTACCGCGCACAAGCGCAAGGCGACAAGCTGAACCTGTCGCTGGGTTTCTCGCACCCTGTGGTGCACCAGATGCCGGAAGGCGTCAAGGCTGAAACCCCGACGCAAACCGAAATCGTGATCAAGGGGATCAATAAACAACAAGTTGGCCAGGTCGCTGCAGAAGTGCGCGGCTATCGCCCGCCGGAGCCCTACAAGGGCAAGGGTGTGCGTTACGCCAACGAGGTTGTGATCCTCAAAGAAACGAAGAAGAAGTAA
- the rplC gene encoding 50S ribosomal protein L3, giving the protein MSLGLVGRKVGMTRIFTAEGDSIPVTVLDVSDNRVTQIKTVETDGYTAVQVAFGTRRASRVTKPLAGHLAKAGVQAGEILKEFQIDAAKAAELSNGTVVGPELFEVGQKVDVQGVSIGKGYAGTIKRYNFASGRASHGNSRSHNVPGSIGMAQDPGRVFPGKRMTGHMGDDTVTVQNLEIARIDADRKLLLVKGAVPGAKGGKVFVTPAVKTRAVKGAK; this is encoded by the coding sequence ATGAGCCTTGGACTCGTAGGTCGCAAGGTTGGCATGACCCGTATCTTCACGGCTGAAGGGGATTCGATTCCCGTTACCGTGCTGGACGTGTCCGACAACCGCGTGACGCAGATCAAGACTGTTGAAACCGACGGCTACACCGCCGTGCAGGTTGCATTCGGTACGCGCCGTGCATCGCGTGTGACGAAGCCGTTGGCCGGTCATCTCGCCAAAGCCGGTGTTCAAGCCGGTGAAATCCTCAAAGAATTCCAGATCGATGCCGCTAAGGCTGCCGAGTTGTCGAACGGCACCGTGGTTGGTCCCGAACTGTTCGAAGTAGGCCAGAAGGTCGACGTGCAGGGCGTGTCGATCGGTAAGGGCTACGCCGGTACCATCAAGCGTTACAACTTCGCATCCGGCCGTGCATCGCACGGTAACTCGCGCTCGCACAACGTGCCGGGTTCGATCGGTATGGCGCAGGATCCGGGTCGTGTTTTCCCGGGTAAGCGCATGACCGGTCACATGGGTGACGATACGGTAACCGTGCAAAACCTCGAAATCGCTCGTATCGACGCCGACCGCAAGCTGTTGCTGGTCAAGGGTGCCGTGCCGGGTGCTAAGGGCGGCAAGGTTTTCGTGACGCCGGCCGTGAAGACGCGCGCCGTGAAAGGAGCGAAATAA
- the rplB gene encoding 50S ribosomal protein L2, translating into MAIVKVKPTSPGRRAMVKVVNKDLHKGKPYAPLLDSQSSTAGRNNNGHITTRHKGGGHKHHYRVVDFRRNKDGIPAKVERLEYDPNRSANIALVLYADGERKYIIAPKGVTVGQQLMSGSEAPIRAGNTLPIRNIPVGTTIHCIEMLPGKGAQMARSAGTSAMLLAREGTYAQVRLRSGEIRRVHVECRATIGEVGNEEHSLRQIGKAGANRWRGIRPTVRGVAMNPVDHPHGGGEGKTAAGRDPVSPWGTPTKGYRTRSNKRTTSMIVQRRHKR; encoded by the coding sequence ATGGCAATCGTTAAAGTTAAGCCGACTTCGCCGGGTCGCCGCGCGATGGTCAAGGTGGTCAACAAGGATCTGCATAAGGGCAAGCCGTACGCACCGCTGCTCGACTCGCAATCCTCGACCGCCGGCCGTAACAACAACGGCCACATCACCACGCGCCATAAGGGCGGTGGTCATAAGCATCACTACCGTGTCGTCGATTTCCGTCGCAACAAGGACGGCATTCCGGCAAAGGTCGAACGTCTTGAGTACGATCCGAACCGTAGCGCGAACATCGCGCTGGTTCTGTACGCAGACGGCGAGCGCAAGTACATCATCGCTCCGAAGGGTGTGACGGTTGGCCAGCAACTGATGTCGGGTTCGGAAGCTCCGATCCGCGCAGGCAACACGCTGCCGATTCGCAACATTCCGGTCGGTACGACGATTCACTGCATCGAAATGCTGCCGGGCAAGGGCGCGCAAATGGCGCGTTCGGCTGGTACGTCGGCGATGCTGCTGGCTCGTGAAGGTACCTACGCACAGGTCCGCCTGCGCTCGGGTGAAATCCGCCGCGTTCACGTTGAATGCCGCGCGACGATTGGTGAAGTTGGCAACGAAGAGCATAGCCTCCGTCAAATCGGCAAGGCTGGCGCAAACCGCTGGCGCGGTATCCGCCCGACGGTGCGCGGCGTTGCAATGAACCCGGTCGATCACCCGCACGGCGGTGGTGAAGGCAAGACGGCTGCAGGTCGCGACCCGGTGAGCCCGTGGGGCACGCCTACGAAGGGTTATCGTACCCGCAGCAACAAGCGCACGACGAGCATGATCGTCCAGCGCCGTCACAAGCGTTAA
- the rpsC gene encoding 30S ribosomal protein S3, giving the protein MGQKIHPTGFRLAVSRNWASRWYANNNNFAAMLQEDIGVREYLKKKLKNASVGRVVIERPAKNARITIYSSRPGVVIGKKGEDIELLKSELQRRMGVPVHVNIEEIRKPETDAQLIADSITQQLERRIMFRRAMKRAMQNAMRLGAQGIKIMSAGRLNGIEIARTEWYREGRVPLHTLRADIDYATSEAKTTYGIIGVKVWVYKGDTLGRNDAPVVEEVAEEKRPRRNARPGGDRRPRRDGEGGGPAGARRGAPRRAGGAGGDGKTGE; this is encoded by the coding sequence ATGGGACAGAAAATTCATCCGACTGGCTTCCGTTTGGCCGTCAGCCGCAATTGGGCGTCGCGTTGGTACGCGAACAACAACAATTTCGCGGCGATGTTGCAGGAAGACATCGGTGTTCGTGAATACCTGAAGAAGAAGCTGAAGAACGCTTCGGTTGGTCGCGTCGTTATCGAGCGTCCGGCGAAAAACGCGCGCATCACGATTTATAGCTCGCGTCCGGGTGTGGTCATCGGTAAGAAGGGCGAGGATATCGAGCTGCTGAAGTCGGAACTGCAACGCCGCATGGGCGTTCCGGTCCACGTCAACATCGAAGAAATCCGCAAGCCGGAAACCGATGCGCAACTGATCGCCGATTCGATCACGCAACAGCTCGAGCGCCGGATTATGTTCCGCCGCGCGATGAAGCGTGCAATGCAAAACGCCATGCGTCTGGGTGCCCAGGGCATCAAGATCATGAGCGCTGGCCGTCTGAACGGCATCGAAATCGCCCGTACGGAATGGTATCGCGAAGGTCGCGTGCCCCTTCATACGCTGCGCGCTGACATCGACTACGCAACTTCGGAAGCGAAGACGACGTACGGCATCATCGGCGTGAAGGTGTGGGTCTACAAGGGCGATACGCTCGGCCGCAACGACGCACCGGTGGTGGAAGAAGTCGCCGAAGAAAAGCGTCCGCGCCGTAACGCACGTCCGGGTGGCGATCGCCGTCCGCGTCGCGATGGTGAAGGTGGTGGTCCGGCAGGTGCACGCCGTGGCGCCCCCCGTCGTGCTGGCGGTGCCGGCGGTGACGGGAAGACTGGAGAATAA
- the rplX gene encoding 50S ribosomal protein L24, translating into MNKIRKGDEVIVITGKDKGKRGIVLSVGEDKVIVEGINLVKKHVKPNPMKGTTGGVEAKTMPLQISNVALVDANGKASRVGIKVEGDKKVRFLKTTGAELSA; encoded by the coding sequence ATGAACAAGATTCGCAAAGGTGACGAAGTTATCGTCATCACCGGCAAGGACAAGGGCAAGCGCGGCATCGTGCTGTCCGTTGGCGAAGACAAAGTCATTGTCGAGGGCATCAACCTCGTCAAGAAGCATGTCAAGCCGAACCCGATGAAGGGTACGACGGGCGGCGTAGAAGCCAAGACGATGCCGCTGCAAATTTCGAACGTCGCATTGGTCGACGCGAATGGCAAGGCATCGCGTGTAGGCATCAAGGTCGAAGGAGACAAGAAAGTCCGTTTCCTTAAGACGACCGGTGCCGAGCTGAGCGCCTGA
- the rpsS gene encoding 30S ribosomal protein S19 gives MARSVKKGPFCDAHLLKKVEAAAASRDKKPIKTWSRRSTILPDFIGLTIAVHNGRQHVPVYISENMVGHKLGEFALTRTFKGHAADKKAKK, from the coding sequence ATGGCACGTTCTGTAAAAAAAGGTCCGTTCTGCGACGCCCATTTGCTGAAGAAAGTTGAGGCGGCTGCAGCTTCGCGTGATAAGAAGCCGATCAAAACCTGGTCGCGTCGTTCGACGATTCTGCCGGATTTCATCGGTCTGACGATTGCCGTGCACAACGGCCGTCAACACGTTCCGGTGTACATCTCGGAAAACATGGTCGGCCACAAGCTTGGCGAGTTCGCATTGACCCGGACGTTCAAGGGTCACGCGGCCGACAAGAAGGCTAAGAAATAA
- the rplO gene encoding 50S ribosomal protein L15 has protein sequence MELNNLKPAEGSKHAKRRVGRGIGSGLGKTAGRGHKGQKSRSGGFHKVGFEGGQMPLQRRLPKRGFTSLTKEFVGEVRLSDLEKLPVDEIDLLALKQAGLVGELIKSAKIIATGELKRKIVVKGLGATKGARAAIEAAGGSFAE, from the coding sequence ATGGAATTGAATAACCTGAAGCCGGCCGAAGGCTCGAAGCACGCAAAGCGTCGCGTGGGTCGTGGTATCGGTTCGGGCCTCGGCAAGACGGCTGGCCGTGGTCACAAGGGTCAGAAGTCGCGTTCGGGCGGCTTCCACAAGGTTGGCTTCGAAGGCGGTCAAATGCCGCTGCAACGTCGCCTGCCGAAGCGGGGCTTCACCTCGCTGACGAAGGAATTCGTCGGTGAAGTGCGTCTGTCGGATCTGGAAAAGCTGCCGGTCGACGAAATCGATCTGCTGGCTCTGAAGCAAGCCGGTCTCGTTGGCGAGCTGATCAAGAGCGCCAAGATCATCGCGACGGGCGAACTGAAGCGCAAGATCGTTGTGAAGGGTCTGGGTGCGACGAAGGGTGCGCGCGCTGCGATTGAAGCAGCTGGCGGCTCCTTTGCCGAGTAA
- the rpsN gene encoding 30S ribosomal protein S14, with protein MAKLALIEREKKRARLAAKYAPKRNELKAIIGDMSKSDEEHYAARLELQQLPRNSNPTRKRNRCAITGRPRGTFRKFGLARNKIREIAFRGEIPGLTKASW; from the coding sequence GTGGCTAAACTGGCACTGATCGAACGTGAAAAGAAGCGTGCTCGCCTCGCTGCAAAGTACGCTCCCAAGCGTAATGAGTTGAAGGCGATCATTGGCGATATGAGCAAGTCGGACGAAGAGCACTACGCAGCCCGTCTCGAACTGCAACAACTGCCGCGCAACTCTAATCCGACCCGTAAGCGCAACCGTTGCGCAATTACCGGTCGCCCGCGCGGCACGTTCCGTAAATTCGGGCTGGCGCGTAACAAGATTCGCGAAATCGCGTTCCGCGGCGAGATCCCTGGCCTGACCAAGGCGAGCTGGTAA
- the rplR gene encoding 50S ribosomal protein L18, translated as MDKTQSRLRRARQTRIKIAELQVARLAVHRTNTHIYAQVFSPCGTKVLASASTLEAEVRAQLADQTGKGGNVAAATLIGKRIAEKAKAAGIESVAFDRSGFRYHGRVKALADAAREAGLKF; from the coding sequence ATGGATAAGACTCAATCTCGCCTGCGCCGCGCTCGTCAGACGCGTATCAAGATCGCTGAGCTGCAGGTCGCGCGTCTCGCCGTGCATCGCACGAACACGCACATCTATGCGCAAGTGTTCTCGCCGTGCGGCACCAAGGTGCTCGCCAGCGCGTCGACGCTCGAAGCCGAAGTGCGTGCGCAACTGGCTGATCAAACGGGCAAGGGCGGCAACGTCGCTGCTGCTACGCTGATCGGTAAGCGCATTGCAGAAAAGGCTAAGGCTGCCGGCATCGAATCCGTCGCCTTCGACCGTTCGGGTTTCCGTTACCACGGCCGCGTGAAAGCGCTGGCTGATGCGGCGCGCGAAGCCGGACTCAAGTTCTAA
- the rpsQ gene encoding 30S ribosomal protein S17 translates to MNDSVKTSLKRTLVGKVVSNKMDKTVTVLVEHRVKHPIYGKYVVRSKKYHAHDDANTYNEGDLVEIQETRPISKTKAWVVARLVEAARVI, encoded by the coding sequence ATGAACGATAGCGTAAAAACCTCGCTCAAGCGGACGCTGGTCGGCAAGGTCGTCAGCAACAAGATGGACAAGACGGTCACCGTGCTGGTTGAGCACCGCGTGAAGCACCCGATCTACGGCAAGTACGTTGTGCGTTCGAAGAAGTACCACGCGCACGACGATGCGAACACGTACAACGAGGGCGACCTCGTTGAAATCCAGGAAACGCGTCCGATTTCTAAGACGAAAGCTTGGGTTGTGGCTCGCCTGGTTGAGGCTGCTCGCGTCATCTGA
- the rplD gene encoding 50S ribosomal protein L4, with the protein MELKLLNANGQEGAAVSASDVVFGRDYNEALIHQVVVAYQANARSGNRAQKDREQVKHTTKKPWRQKGTGRARAGMSSSPLWRGGGRIFPNSPEENFSHKVNKKMHRAGLCSIFSQLAREGRISVVDELTLEAPKTKLLAEKFKAMGLESVLVITDTVDENLYLASRNLAHVAVVEPRYADPLSLIYFKKILITKAAVAQIEELLS; encoded by the coding sequence ATGGAACTTAAGCTCCTGAATGCCAATGGTCAGGAAGGCGCAGCTGTTAGCGCGTCGGACGTCGTGTTCGGCCGTGATTACAACGAAGCCCTGATTCACCAGGTTGTGGTGGCCTACCAGGCTAACGCACGCAGCGGTAACCGCGCGCAGAAGGACCGTGAGCAAGTCAAGCACACGACCAAGAAGCCGTGGCGTCAAAAGGGCACGGGTCGCGCCCGTGCCGGTATGTCGTCGAGCCCGTTGTGGCGCGGCGGTGGCCGTATCTTCCCGAATTCGCCGGAAGAAAACTTTTCGCACAAGGTTAACAAGAAGATGCATCGCGCAGGTCTCTGCTCGATCTTCTCGCAGCTGGCTCGCGAAGGCCGCATCTCGGTGGTTGACGAGCTGACGCTCGAAGCGCCGAAGACGAAGCTGCTGGCCGAAAAATTCAAGGCGATGGGTCTCGAATCTGTGCTGGTGATTACCGACACGGTTGACGAAAACCTGTACCTCGCGTCGCGCAACCTCGCCCATGTGGCAGTTGTCGAGCCGCGTTACGCCGACCCGCTGTCGCTGATCTACTTCAAGAAGATCCTGATCACGAAGGCTGCGGTCGCCCAGATCGAGGAGTTGCTGTCATGA
- the rplE gene encoding 50S ribosomal protein L5 has product MARLQEFYKEKVVPGLIEKFGYKSVMEVPRITKITLNMGLGEAVADKKIIENAVGDLTKIAGQKPVITKARKAIAGFKIRQGYPIGAMVTLRGQAMYEFLDRFVTVALPRVRDFRGVSGRAFDGRGNYNIGVKEQIIFPEIDYDKIDALRGLNISITTTAKTDDEAKALLASFKFPFRN; this is encoded by the coding sequence ATGGCTCGTTTGCAAGAGTTTTACAAAGAAAAGGTTGTACCCGGCCTCATCGAGAAGTTCGGTTACAAGTCCGTGATGGAAGTGCCGCGCATCACCAAGATCACCCTGAATATGGGCCTTGGCGAAGCGGTTGCTGACAAGAAGATCATCGAAAACGCCGTTGGCGACCTGACGAAAATCGCTGGCCAGAAGCCGGTGATCACGAAGGCACGCAAGGCAATCGCTGGCTTCAAGATCCGTCAAGGCTATCCGATCGGTGCAATGGTCACGTTGCGTGGTCAGGCAATGTACGAATTTCTGGACCGTTTCGTGACGGTTGCGCTCCCCCGTGTGCGCGACTTCCGTGGCGTGTCGGGTCGTGCGTTCGATGGTCGCGGCAACTACAACATCGGTGTGAAAGAGCAGATCATTTTCCCCGAAATCGACTACGACAAGATCGACGCACTGCGTGGGCTGAACATCAGCATCACGACAACTGCGAAGACCGACGACGAAGCAAAGGCTCTGCTCGCCAGCTTCAAGTTCCCGTTCAGAAACTGA
- the rpsH gene encoding 30S ribosomal protein S8, with protein MSMSDPIADMLTRIRNAQMVEKVSVQMPSSKVKVAIAQVLKDEGYIDDFAVKSEGAKSELNIVLKYYAGRPVIERIERVSKPGLRVYRGRNDIPVVMNGLGVAIVSTPKGVMTDRKARATGVGGEVICYVA; from the coding sequence ATGAGCATGAGTGATCCTATCGCCGATATGCTGACTCGCATCCGCAATGCGCAGATGGTTGAGAAGGTTTCGGTGCAAATGCCCTCGTCGAAAGTGAAGGTTGCGATCGCGCAGGTCCTGAAGGACGAAGGCTATATCGACGATTTCGCAGTGAAGTCTGAAGGTGCGAAGTCGGAATTGAACATCGTGTTGAAGTACTACGCTGGCCGTCCGGTCATCGAACGCATTGAACGCGTTTCGAAGCCTGGTCTGCGTGTGTACCGCGGCCGTAACGACATCCCCGTGGTCATGAATGGCCTCGGCGTGGCAATCGTGTCGACGCCGAAGGGCGTGATGACGGACCGCAAGGCGCGCGCTACGGGCGTTGGCGGCGAAGTCATCTGCTACGTCGCTTAA